Proteins from a single region of Scleropages formosus chromosome 22, fSclFor1.1, whole genome shotgun sequence:
- the mmp24 gene encoding matrix metalloproteinase-24: protein MARLAVKRRKAGLPGFCWKTCYFHILFWVVSVCGEEKTFIVETWLKNYGYLLPHDIRTSDLRSEKAMQSAVAAMQRFYGIPVTGVLDQTTIEWMKKPRCGVPDHPRTSRRRRNKRYALTGQKWRQKHITYSIHNFTPKVGEKDTQKAIRQAFDVWQTVTPLTFEEIPYSEIKNERKEADIMIFFASGFHGDSSPFDGEGGFLAHAYFPGPGIGGDTHFDSDEPWTLGNANHDGNDLFLVAVHELGHALGLEHSNDPSAIMAPFYQYMDTHNFKLPLDDLQGIQKIYGIPTAMLEPTRPLPTLPARRTHSTSERKHDRQSRPPRPPSGDRPSSPGNGKPNICDGNFNTVAFFRREMFVFKDRWFWRLRNNKVQEGYPMQIEQFWKGLPPRIDAAYERSDGKFVFFKGDKYWVFKEVTAEPGYPHSLVELGNCLPRDGIDTALRWEPVGKTYFFKGDQYWRYNEEKRAADPGYPKPITVWKGIPEAPQGAFVSREGFYTYFYKGKDYWKFDNQKLTVEPGYPKSILKDWMGCDQSEVEKNKERQLPSDDVDIMVTINDVPSTVNAIAVVIPCILSLCILVLVYTIFQFKNKGVQQNVTYYKHPVQEWV from the exons ACATGGCTGAAGAACTACGGCTACCTGCTCCCGCACGACATCCGCACGTCGGACCTGCGGTCGGAGAAAGCCATGCAGTCTGCTGTCGCTGCTATGCAGCGGTTCTACGGGATCCCGGTAACAGGGGTGCTGGACCAGACCACCATCGA GTGGATGAAGAAACCACGATGCGGGGTCCCTGATCATCCCCGCACCAGTCGCCGAAGACGGAACAAACGCTACGCCTTGACAGGCCAGAAATGGAGGCAGAAACACATCACGTACAG CATACACAACTTCACGCCTAAAGTAGGGGAGAAGGACACGCAGAAAGCCATCCGACAGGCCTTCGACGTGTGGCAGACAGTCACGCCGCTCACATTCGAGGAGATCCCCTACTCGGAGATAAAGAATGAAAGGAAAGAGGCGGACATCATGATTTTCTTTGCCTCCGGGTTCCACGGTGACAGCTCCCCTTTTGACGGAGAGGGAGGCTTTCTCGCCCATGCCTACTTCCCCGGCCCCGGGATCGGAGGAGACACGCACTTCGATTCCGACGAACCTTGGACGTTAGGCAATGCCAATCACGACG GGAATGACCTCTTCCTGGTGGCAGTGCACGAGCTGGGCCACGCCCTTGGCCTGGAGCACTCCAATGACCCCAGCGCCATCATGGCCCCCTTCTACCAGtacatggacacacacaacTTCAAGCTACCCCTCGATGACCTTCAGGGGATCCAGAAGATATACG GCATCCCCACTGCGATGCTGGAGCCCACCCGGCCGCTGCCCACTCTGCCTGCCCGACGGACGCACTCCACCTCCGAGAGGAAACACGACAGACAGTCCCGGCCGCCGCGTCCGCCCTCCGGAGACAGACCTTCTTCGCCCGGCAACGGGAAGCCCAACATCTGCGACGGGAACTTCAACACCGTGGCCTTCTTCAGGAGGGAGATGTTTGTGTTCAAG gaccGCTGGTTCTGGCGACTGCGCAACAATAAGGTGCAGGAGGGCTACCCGATGCAGATCGAGCAGTTCTGGAAAGGCCTTCCGCCCCGGATTGATGCGGCCTACGAGAGGTCGGACGGGAAGTTCGTGTTCTTTAAAG GTGACAAGTACTGGGTCTTCAAGGAGGTAACGGCCGAGCCGGGATATCCGCACAGCTTGGTGGAACTGGGGAACTGCCTGCCCCGCGACGGCATCGACACGGCTCTGCGCTGGGAGCCGGTGGGCAAGACCTACTTCTTCAAGGGGGACCAGTACTGGCGCTACAACGAGGAAAAAAGGGCGGCCGACCCCGGGTACCCCAAACCCATCACAGTCTGGAAGGGCATCCCTGAAGCACCGCAAGGAGCCTTTGTCAGCAGGGAGGGCT TCTACACCTATTTCTACAAAGGCAAGGATTACTGGAAATTTGACAACCAGAAGCTTACGGTGGAGCCCGGCTACCCAAAGTCCATCCTCAAGGACTGGATGGGATGCGATCAGTCGGAGGTGGAGAAGAACAAAGAGCGTCAGCTGCCCTCCGACGACGTGGATATCATGGTGACCATCAACGACGTGCCCAGCACTGTCAACGCCATTGCCGTGGTGATCCCTTGCATCCTGTCGCTGTGCATCCTGGTCCTGGTCTACACCATCTTCCAGTTCAAAAACAAAGGGGTGCAGCAGAACGTCACCTATTACAAACACCCGGTGCAGGAGTGGGTATGA
- the eif6 gene encoding eukaryotic translation initiation factor 6 has protein sequence MAVRTSFEKNNEIGCFAKLTNSYCLVGIGGSENFYSVFEGELSEAIPVVHASIAGCRIIGRMCVGNRHGLLVPNNTTDQELQHIRNSLPDSVRIQRVEERLSALGNVIACNDYVALVHPDLDRETEEILADNLKVEVFRQTVAGQVLVGSYCTFSNQGGLVHPKTSIEDQDELSSLLQVPLVAGTVNRGSEVIAAGLVVNDWCAFCGLDTTSTELSVIESVFRLSEAQPSAIATTMRDSLIDSLT, from the exons ATGGCCGTGAGAACATCCTTCGAGAAGAACAACGAGATCGGCTGCTTCGCCAAACTCACCAATTCGTATTGTCTCGTGGGCATCGGAGGCTCGGAGAACTTCTACAG TGTTTTCGAAGGGGAGCTCTCAGAAGCCATCCCTGTAGTCCATGCATCGATAGCAGGATGCCGTATAATTGGAAGAATGTGTGTGG GGAACAGACATGGGCTTCTGGTGCCCAACAACACGACTGACCAGGAGCTTCAGCACATTCGGAACAGCCTTCCTGACTCAGTGAGAATCCAGCGTGTGGAGGAGCGTCTGTCAGCCCTGGGCAATGTCATTGCCTGCAATGATTATGTGGCTCTGGTGCATCCAGACCTTGACAGG GAGACAGAGGAAATTCTGGCAGACAATTTAAAGGTGGAGGTGTTCCGGCAAACGGTGGCAGGGCAGGTCTTGGTAGGCAGTTACTGTACCTTCAGCAACCAGGGGGGGCTGGTGCATCCCAAGACCTCGATAGAAGACCAAGATGAGCTGTCGTCACTGCTGCAGGTGCCACTGGTG gcAGGAACAGTAAACCGTGGTAGCGAGGTAATAGCTGCAGGCTTGGTGGTCAATGACTGGTGTGCTTTCTGTGGGCTGGACACCACCAGCACGGAGCTGTCAGTCATCGAGAGTGTGTTCCGACTGAGCGAGGCCCAGCCTAGCGCCATTGCCACAACCATGCGGGATTCGCTCATTGACAG CCTCACATAA